From a region of the Anoplopoma fimbria isolate UVic2021 breed Golden Eagle Sablefish chromosome 16, Afim_UVic_2022, whole genome shotgun sequence genome:
- the LOC129104221 gene encoding olfactory receptor 13C5-like produces MDADLNVTYVTFGGHVDLNKYRYVYFVIMFTVYILIVCSNSTIVCLIVIHKNLHEPMYIFIGALLINSVLFTTAIYPKLLIDFLSEKQIISYSDCLFQCFLYYSLDGSEFLLLSAMAYDRYVSICKPLQYPTIMTKTTVCIFLVLAWFVPAGQIAVPVALSANTKLCHFKLRGIFCNNSIYKLHCVSSRVLSVYGVIVLFNVILFPVLFILFTYTKIFLITYKSCGEVRMKVAQTCFPHLLVLINFCSLITYDVIAVKLESEFPKTVRLIMTLQVVLYHPLFNPIIYGLKMTEIYKHIKRLFCQDKPN; encoded by the coding sequence ATGGATgctgatttaaatgtaacatatgTAACTTTTGGTGGACATGTGGATCTGAACAAGTAcagatatgtttattttgtgatCATGTTTACAGTATATATTCTAATAGTCTGCAGTAATTCTACTATTGTGTGCCTCATAGTGATTCACAAAAACCTCCATGAGcctatgtacatttttattggaGCTTTATTAATCAACTCTGTTCTGTTCACCACTGCCATCTACCCAAAGCTTCTGATTGACTTTTTGTCTGAGAAACAGATCATATCGTATTCAGACTGTCTCTTCCAGTGTTTCCTATATTACTCTTTAGATGGTTCAGAGTTCTTACTGTTGTCAGCCATGGCTTATGACAGATATGTGTCTATATGTAAACCTCTGCAATATCCAACCATCATGACGAAAACAACTGTCTGTATCTTTCTGGTTTTAGCTTGGTTTGTTCCTGCAGGTCAGATTGCAGTGCCAGTTGCACTGAGTGCTAATACCAAACTCTGTCACTTTAAATTAAGAGGAATCTTTTGTAACAATTCAATTTACAAACTTCACTGTGTGAGCTCCAGAGTGCTATCTGTGTACggtgtgattgttttgtttaatgttattCTTTTCCCTGTGCTCTTCATACTTTTTACATACACAAAGATATTTCTAATTACCTACAAAAGTTGTGGGGAAGTCCGGATGAAAGTGGCACAGACCTGTTTTCCTCACCTGCTGGTTTTGATCAACTTTTGTAGTTTGATAACGTATGATGTCATTGCAGTTAAACTGGAATCTGAGTTTCCAAAAACTGTACGTTTAATAATGACTTTACAAGTGGTTTTGTATCATCCCCTCTTTAATCCGATCATATACGGActgaaaatgacagaaatttATAAACACATCAAGAGGTTGTTCTGTCAAGACAAACCCAACTAA
- the LOC129104222 gene encoding LOW QUALITY PROTEIN: olfactory receptor 13C2-like (The sequence of the model RefSeq protein was modified relative to this genomic sequence to represent the inferred CDS: inserted 1 base in 1 codon), with amino-acid sequence MDNEFNVTYITFGGHVEVHRYGLLYFVIMFTAFILIICSNSTIVCLIVIHKNLHEPMYIFIAALLINSVLYSTAIYPKLLIDFLSEKQIISYSACLFQWFIYYTLAGSEFFLLSAMAYDRYVSICKPLQYPAIMSKNTVKILLISAWVVPALQMSVPIPPSANKNXCSFTLKGIICNSTVHKLHCVSSQALNIYGLIVLVDVVIFPLLFIVFTYTKIFIITYRSSREVRSKAAQTCFPHLLVLISFSCLITYDVIIARLDTDFPKTIRLILSLLIILYHPLFNPIIYGLKMKEIYKHLSGLFWKTV; translated from the exons ATGGATAATGAATTTAATGTGACATATATAACTTTTGGTGGGCATGTGGAAGTGCACAGATATGGACTTCTGTATTTTGTGATCATGTTTACAGCATTTATTCTAATAATCTGCAGTAATTCTACTATTGTGTGCCTCATAGTGATTCACAAAAACCTCCATGAGcctatgtacatttttattgcagCTTTATTGATCAACTCTGTTCTTTACAGCACTGCTATCTACCCAAAGCTTCTGATTGACTTTTTGTCTGAGAAACAGATCATATCGTATTCCGCCTGCCTCTTCCAGTGGTTTATATATTACACTCTGGCTGGTTCAGAGTTCTTCCTGTTGTCAGCCATGGCCTACGACAGATATGTGTCTATATGTAAACCTCTGCAATATCCAGCCATCATGagtaaaaacactgttaaaatcCTCCTGATTTCAGCTTGGGTTGTGCCTGCTTTACAGATGTCAGTGCCGATACCACCGAGTGCCAATAAAA TCTGTAGCTTTACTTTGAAAGGAATCATTTGCAACAGCACGGTTCACAAACTTCACTGTGTGAGCTCACAAGCACTGAATATATATGGCTTGATTGTGTTAGTAGATGTGGTAATCTTCCCTTTGCTCTTCATAGTTTTTACATACACAAAGATATTTATAATAACCTATCGAAGCAGCAGAGAAGTCAGGAGCAAAGCTGCACAGACCTGTTTTCCTCACCTGCTGGTTCTAATCAGCTTCTCTTGTTTGATTACGTATGATGTTATTATAGCTCGACTGGACACTGATTTTCCCAAAACTATACGTTTGATTTTGAGTTTACTAATTATTTTGTATCATCCTCTCTTTAATCCGATCATCTACggactgaaaatgaaagaaatttaTAAACACCTGAGTGGATTGTTCTGGAAAACTGTGTAA